From a region of the Castor canadensis chromosome 7, mCasCan1.hap1v2, whole genome shotgun sequence genome:
- the Htr6 gene encoding 5-hydroxytryptamine receptor 6 isoform X1 — MVPEPGPANNSTPAWGSGPPAAPGGSGWVAAVLCVVITLTAAANSLLIALICTQPALRNTSNFFLVSLFTSDLMVGLVVMPPAMLNALYGRWVLARGLCLLWAAFDVMCCSASILNLCLISLDRYLLILSPLRYKLRMTPPRALALILGAWSLAALASFLPVLLGWHQLGHIRAPAPGQCRLQPSLPFVLVASGLTFFLPSGAICFTYCRILLAARKQAVQVASLTTGMAGQALETLQVPKTPRPGMESAASRRLTTKHSRKALKASLTLGILLSMFFVAWLPFFLANIAQAVCDCVSPGLFDVLTWLGYCNSTLNPIIYPLFMRDFKRALGRLLPCPHCPQERQASLASPSMKTSHSGARPGLSLQHVQPLPLPPDSDSDSDSGSSGLQLTAQLLLPGEATREPLPPTRATAVVNFFDIDPVEPELRLHPLGNPTN, encoded by the exons ATGGTCCCAGAGCCAGGCCCTGCCAACAACAGCACCCCAGCCTGGGGGTCCGGGCCGCCGGCCGCCCCAGGGGGCAGCGGCTGGGTGGCTGCCGTGCTGTGCGTGGTCATCACGCTGACCGCGGCGGCCAACTCGCTGCTCATCGCGCTCATCTGCACGCAGCCCGCGCTGCGCAACACGTCTAACTTCTTCCTGGTGTCGCTGTTCACGTCGGACCTGATGGTGGGGCTGGTGGTGATGCCGCCCGCCATGCTGAACGCACTGTATGGGCGCTGGGTGCTGGCGCGTGGCCTCTGCCTGCTCTGGGCCGCCTTCGACGTGATGTGCTGCAGCGCCTCCATCCTCAACCTCTGCCTCATCAGCCTGGACCGCTACCTGCTCATCCTGTCGCCGCTGCGTTACAAGCTGCGCATGACACCCCCGCGCGCCCTGGCACTCATTCTGGGCGCCTGGAGCCTCGCGGCGCTCGCCTCCTTCCTGCCGGTGCTGCTGGGGTGGCACCAGCTGGGCCACATACGGGCACCTGCCCCGGGCCAGTGCCGCCTGCAGCCCAGTTTGCCCTTTGTCCTCGTGGCGTCAGGCCTTACTTTTTTCCTGCCCTCCGGTGCCATCTGCTTCACCTACTGCAGGATTCTGCTAGCTGCCCGAAAGCAGGCAGTGCAGGTGGCCTCCCTCACCACCGGCATGGCAGGCCAGGCCTTGGAGACACTGCAG GTGCCCAAGACTCCACGCCCCGGGATGGAGTCAGCTGCCAGCAGGCGCCTGACCACCAAGCACAGCAGGAAGGCCTTGAAGGCCAGCCTGACACTGGGCATCCTGCTCAGTATGTTCTTTGTGGCCTGGCTGCCTTTCTTTTTGGCTAACATAGCCCAG GCTGTGTGTGACTGCGTCTCCCCAGGCCTCTTCGATGTCCTCACATGGCTGGGGTATTGTAACAGCACCCTGAACCCCATCATCTACCCACTCTTCATGCGGGACTTCAAGCGGGCCCTGGGAAGGCTCCTGCCATGCCCCCACTGTCCCCAGGAGCGCCAGGCCAGCCTTGCCTCCCCTTCCATGAAGACCTCTCACAGCGGTGCCCGGCCTGGCCTAAGCCTGCAGCATGTGCAGCCCTTACCCCTGCCTCCAGACTCGGACTCAGACTCAGACTCAGGCTCCTCAGGCCTGCAGCTCACGGCCCAGCTGCTGTTGCCTGGAGAGGCCACCCGGGAACCCCTGCCACCTACCAGGGCCACTGCAGTGGTCAACTTCTTCGACATTGATCCTGTGGAGCCCGAGTTGCGGCTGCATCCACTCGGTAACCCCACAAACTGA
- the Htr6 gene encoding 5-hydroxytryptamine receptor 6 isoform X2 has product MVPEPGPANNSTPAWGSGPPAAPGGSGWVAAVLCVVITLTAAANSLLIALICTQPALRNTSNFFLVSLFTSDLMVGLVVMPPAMLNALYGRWVLARGLCLLWAAFDVMCCSASILNLCLISLDRYLLILSPLRYKLRMTPPRALALILGAWSLAALASFLPVLLGWHQLGHIRAPAPGQCRLQPSLPFVLVASGLTFFLPSGAICFTYCRILLAARKQAVQVASLTTGMAGQALETLQAVCDCVSPGLFDVLTWLGYCNSTLNPIIYPLFMRDFKRALGRLLPCPHCPQERQASLASPSMKTSHSGARPGLSLQHVQPLPLPPDSDSDSDSGSSGLQLTAQLLLPGEATREPLPPTRATAVVNFFDIDPVEPELRLHPLGNPTN; this is encoded by the exons ATGGTCCCAGAGCCAGGCCCTGCCAACAACAGCACCCCAGCCTGGGGGTCCGGGCCGCCGGCCGCCCCAGGGGGCAGCGGCTGGGTGGCTGCCGTGCTGTGCGTGGTCATCACGCTGACCGCGGCGGCCAACTCGCTGCTCATCGCGCTCATCTGCACGCAGCCCGCGCTGCGCAACACGTCTAACTTCTTCCTGGTGTCGCTGTTCACGTCGGACCTGATGGTGGGGCTGGTGGTGATGCCGCCCGCCATGCTGAACGCACTGTATGGGCGCTGGGTGCTGGCGCGTGGCCTCTGCCTGCTCTGGGCCGCCTTCGACGTGATGTGCTGCAGCGCCTCCATCCTCAACCTCTGCCTCATCAGCCTGGACCGCTACCTGCTCATCCTGTCGCCGCTGCGTTACAAGCTGCGCATGACACCCCCGCGCGCCCTGGCACTCATTCTGGGCGCCTGGAGCCTCGCGGCGCTCGCCTCCTTCCTGCCGGTGCTGCTGGGGTGGCACCAGCTGGGCCACATACGGGCACCTGCCCCGGGCCAGTGCCGCCTGCAGCCCAGTTTGCCCTTTGTCCTCGTGGCGTCAGGCCTTACTTTTTTCCTGCCCTCCGGTGCCATCTGCTTCACCTACTGCAGGATTCTGCTAGCTGCCCGAAAGCAGGCAGTGCAGGTGGCCTCCCTCACCACCGGCATGGCAGGCCAGGCCTTGGAGACACTGCAG GCTGTGTGTGACTGCGTCTCCCCAGGCCTCTTCGATGTCCTCACATGGCTGGGGTATTGTAACAGCACCCTGAACCCCATCATCTACCCACTCTTCATGCGGGACTTCAAGCGGGCCCTGGGAAGGCTCCTGCCATGCCCCCACTGTCCCCAGGAGCGCCAGGCCAGCCTTGCCTCCCCTTCCATGAAGACCTCTCACAGCGGTGCCCGGCCTGGCCTAAGCCTGCAGCATGTGCAGCCCTTACCCCTGCCTCCAGACTCGGACTCAGACTCAGACTCAGGCTCCTCAGGCCTGCAGCTCACGGCCCAGCTGCTGTTGCCTGGAGAGGCCACCCGGGAACCCCTGCCACCTACCAGGGCCACTGCAGTGGTCAACTTCTTCGACATTGATCCTGTGGAGCCCGAGTTGCGGCTGCATCCACTCGGTAACCCCACAAACTGA
- the Nbl1 gene encoding neuroblastoma suppressor of tumorigenicity 1: MMLRVLVGAVLPAILLAAPPPINKLALFPDKSAWCEAKNITQIVGHSGCEAKSIQNRACLGQCFSYSVPNTFPQSTESLVHCDSCMPAQSMWEIVTLECPGHEEVPRVDKLVEKILHCSCQACGKEPSHEGLSVYVQGEEGPGSQPGAHPHPHPHPHPGGQTSEPEEPPGAPHAEEEGAED, encoded by the exons ATGATGCTTCGGGTTCTGGTGGGGGCTGTCCTCCCTGCCATACTGCTGGCTGCACCCCCACCCATCAACAAGCTGGCACTGTTTCCGGACAAGAGTGCTTGGTGTGAAGCTAAGAACATCACCCAGATCGTGGGCCACAGTGGCTGCGAGGCCAAGTCCATCCAGAACAG GGCGTGCCTCGGACAGTGCTTCAGCTACAGTGTCCCCAACACCTTCCCGCAGTCCACAGAGTCCCTGGTGCATTGCGACTCCTGCATGCCAGCCCAATCCATGTGGGAGATT GTGACCCTGGAGTGCCCCGGCCATGAGGAGGTGCCCAGGGTGGACAAGCTGGTGGAGAAGATTCTGCACTGCAGCTGCCAGGCCTGTGGCAAGGAGCCCAGCCACGAGGGGCTGAGTGTCTACGTGCAGGGCGAGGAGGGGCCAGGCTCCCAGCCTGGtgcccacccccatccccacccccacccccaccctggtgGGCAGACCTCTGAGCCTGAGGAGCCTCCTGGAGCCCCCCATGCTGAGGAAGAGGGGGCTGAGGACTGA